A genomic stretch from Streptomyces sp. QL37 includes:
- a CDS encoding SIS domain-containing protein: MSDSKLAGQFFDAAIGLLERVRDEESGAIAAAGAAIADTVAAGGRLFAFGAGHSSLAAQDVVYRAGGLALMNLLAVPGTVGVDVMPATLGSALERVDGLASAVLDSSPARAGDLLVIISLSGRNALPVEMAQNARALGLTVVGVTSVAYTTGTRSRHVSGGFLRDHCDIVLDSKIAIGDAELSAEGVEAPFAPASTVVTSALMQAMMATAAEELVARGIEPPLLRSGNVDGGHEWNGRVMREYGDRIFYRH; this comes from the coding sequence ATGAGCGACAGCAAGCTCGCCGGTCAGTTCTTCGACGCAGCGATCGGCCTGCTGGAGCGGGTGCGCGACGAGGAGTCCGGAGCGATCGCCGCCGCCGGGGCCGCGATCGCCGACACCGTCGCCGCGGGCGGGCGGCTCTTCGCCTTCGGCGCGGGGCACTCCTCGCTCGCCGCGCAGGACGTCGTCTACCGTGCGGGCGGACTGGCCCTGATGAATCTGCTCGCCGTGCCCGGCACCGTCGGCGTCGACGTCATGCCGGCCACGCTCGGCTCCGCGCTGGAACGGGTGGACGGCCTCGCGAGCGCCGTGCTCGACTCCAGCCCGGCCCGGGCCGGCGACCTCCTCGTGATCATCTCCCTGTCCGGACGCAACGCCCTGCCCGTGGAGATGGCGCAGAACGCCCGCGCGCTCGGGCTGACGGTCGTCGGGGTCACCTCGGTCGCGTACACGACGGGCACCAGGTCCCGGCACGTCTCGGGCGGTTTCCTGCGGGACCACTGCGACATCGTGCTCGACAGCAAGATCGCGATCGGTGACGCCGAGCTGAGCGCGGAGGGCGTCGAGGCGCCGTTCGCACCCGCGTCGACCGTCGTCACCAGCGCGCTCATGCAGGCCATGATGGCCACCGCCGCGGAGGAACTCGTCGCCCGCGGCATCGAACCGCCGCTGCTGCGCTCGGGCAACGTCGACGGCGGCCACGAGTGGAACGGGCGCGTGATGCGGGAGTACGGCGACCGCATCTTCTACCGGCACTGA
- a CDS encoding metal-dependent transcriptional regulator, translated as MSGLIDTTEMYLRTILELEEEGVVPMRARIAERLDQSGPTVSQTVARMERDGLVQVAGDRHLELTEEGRRLATRVMRKHRLAECLLVDVIGLEWEQVHAEACRWEHVMSEAVERRVLELLRHPTESPYGNPIPGLEELGEKSEADPFLDEGMVSLAELDPGSEGKTVVVRRIGEPIQTDAQLMYSLRRAGVQPGSVVSVTESAGGVLVGSSGEAAELDPEVASHVFVAKR; from the coding sequence ATGTCCGGACTGATCGACACAACGGAGATGTATCTCCGCACCATCCTCGAGCTCGAAGAGGAAGGCGTGGTCCCCATGCGCGCCCGGATCGCCGAACGGCTGGACCAGAGCGGTCCGACGGTCAGCCAGACGGTGGCGCGCATGGAGCGGGACGGCCTGGTCCAGGTCGCGGGAGACCGTCATCTGGAGCTGACCGAGGAGGGGCGCCGCCTGGCGACACGGGTGATGCGCAAGCACCGGCTCGCCGAGTGCCTGCTCGTCGACGTCATCGGCCTGGAGTGGGAGCAGGTCCACGCCGAGGCGTGTCGCTGGGAGCACGTGATGAGCGAGGCCGTGGAGCGCCGGGTCCTGGAGCTGCTGCGGCACCCGACGGAGTCTCCGTACGGGAACCCGATCCCGGGCCTGGAGGAGCTGGGCGAGAAGTCCGAGGCCGATCCGTTCCTGGACGAGGGCATGGTCAGCCTGGCGGAGCTCGACCCGGGCTCGGAGGGCAAGACCGTGGTGGTGCGCCGGATCGGTGAGCCGATCCAGACCGACGCCCAGCTGATGTACTCGCTGCGGCGGGCGGGCGTGCAGCCCGGCTCGGTCGTCAGCGTGACCGAGTCGGCCGGCGGGGTGCTGGTCGGTTCCAGCGGTGAAGCGGCCGAGCTGGACCCCGAAGTCGCCTCGCACGTCTTCGTCGCGAAGCGCTGA
- a CDS encoding alpha/beta hydrolase — MVRRIDVTGSEGVRLAAWEFADPPKGRAETGHAPGILMLHGLMGRATHWASTARWLSERHRPVGLDQRGHGRSEKPADGPYTRDAYVADAEAAIEQLDLGPVTLIGHSMGALTAWQLAAKRPDLVKALIICDMRASALGAASQREWADWFNTWPLPFATLADVRKWFGEDDPWVERPNPSRGEFFAEVMAETADGWRPVFSQEQMLTSRATWVYDAHWEELAQVRCPTLVLRGIDGELGRAEAQEMVRVLPRGQYAEVEDAGHLVHYDRPEGWRRAVEPFLERLSDGFRDDREAVSP, encoded by the coding sequence ATGGTGCGGCGCATCGATGTGACCGGATCGGAGGGCGTACGCCTCGCGGCCTGGGAGTTCGCCGATCCGCCCAAAGGGCGCGCGGAGACCGGGCACGCCCCCGGGATCTTAATGCTCCACGGGCTGATGGGCCGGGCCACGCACTGGGCCTCCACCGCCCGCTGGCTCTCCGAACGCCACCGGCCGGTCGGCCTCGACCAGCGCGGCCACGGACGCAGCGAGAAGCCGGCCGACGGCCCGTACACCCGCGATGCCTACGTCGCGGACGCCGAGGCCGCGATCGAACAGCTCGACCTCGGCCCGGTCACCCTGATCGGGCACTCGATGGGTGCGCTCACCGCCTGGCAGCTCGCCGCGAAGCGCCCCGATCTCGTCAAGGCGCTGATCATCTGCGACATGCGGGCCTCCGCGCTCGGGGCGGCCTCGCAGCGCGAATGGGCGGACTGGTTCAACACCTGGCCGCTCCCCTTCGCGACGCTCGCCGACGTACGGAAGTGGTTCGGCGAGGACGACCCCTGGGTGGAGCGGCCCAACCCCTCCCGCGGTGAGTTCTTCGCCGAGGTGATGGCCGAGACCGCCGACGGCTGGCGGCCCGTCTTCTCCCAGGAGCAGATGCTGACGTCCCGGGCGACCTGGGTCTACGACGCCCACTGGGAGGAGCTGGCACAGGTGCGCTGCCCCACCCTGGTCCTGCGCGGGATCGACGGGGAGCTGGGCAGGGCCGAGGCCCAGGAGATGGTCCGCGTCCTGCCGCGCGGGCAGTACGCGGAGGTGGAGGACGCCGGCCATCTCGTCCACTACGACCGTCCGGAGGGCTGGCGACGGGCCGTGGAGCCCTTCCTGGAGCGCCTCTCCGACGGCTTCCGGGACGACCGGGAGGCCGTCAGCCCCTGA
- a CDS encoding transporter: MTVLDAPAGSAVPAVPGRGILPVFVRLKLTLLRNGLRQSSGRRAAYVASLVVTLLFAAAQVIGLIALRGYSQAGTLVVLLTAVVAVGWAVMPLFFPSGDETLDPSRLVMLPLRPRPLIGALLVASLIGIGPLFTLALAFGSVIALAHGAAAVVFGVVAVPLTLLVCVALARSVATANIRLLTSRKGRDLAVLSGLVIAVGIQFVNFGAQRLGRAGGLSSLEPVADVVRWLPPASALGAVGSASEGAYGAALGQLLVSVLALGGLMWLWQRSLVKLMTSPDGSTLAAAEPSAHRSGNGRSGRFPLLPEGRTGTVMERSLRYVVRDPKTKASWVTALAIGLIVPVLNAVQGSGSVYFACFAAGMLGMQMYNQFGQDTSAFWMVALSVSSTRDAYLELRARALALLLITLPYTVLVTVVTAAVLGDWTALPGVMGLSFALLGAMLATGALASALFPYSIPQDGAFKNVVPGQAGLAWISILGGMVAAAVLSGPVIGLTIWLHVADRQDQLWLLLPVGAVYGALIGWLGVRLAAPRTADRLPEILAAVSKG; this comes from the coding sequence ATGACGGTGCTGGACGCCCCCGCCGGTTCCGCCGTCCCCGCCGTGCCCGGCCGGGGAATCCTCCCCGTCTTCGTGCGGCTCAAGCTGACGCTGCTGCGCAACGGGCTGCGACAGTCGTCCGGGCGCCGGGCCGCCTATGTCGCGTCGCTCGTCGTCACCCTGCTGTTCGCGGCGGCCCAGGTGATCGGCCTGATCGCGCTCCGCGGCTACTCCCAGGCGGGCACCCTGGTGGTGCTGCTGACCGCGGTGGTGGCGGTGGGCTGGGCGGTGATGCCGCTGTTCTTCCCGAGCGGCGACGAGACCCTGGACCCGAGCCGGCTGGTGATGCTGCCGCTGCGGCCCCGGCCCCTGATCGGGGCGCTGCTGGTGGCCTCGCTGATCGGCATCGGGCCGCTCTTCACACTCGCCCTGGCCTTCGGCTCGGTGATCGCGTTGGCGCACGGCGCCGCCGCGGTGGTGTTCGGGGTGGTCGCCGTGCCTCTGACGCTGCTGGTCTGCGTGGCGCTGGCGCGGTCCGTCGCGACGGCCAACATCCGGCTGCTGACCTCGCGCAAGGGCCGCGACCTCGCGGTGCTCAGCGGGCTGGTGATCGCGGTGGGCATCCAGTTCGTCAACTTCGGCGCGCAGCGCCTGGGCCGGGCGGGCGGGCTGTCCTCGCTGGAACCGGTCGCGGACGTGGTGCGCTGGCTGCCGCCGGCCTCGGCTCTCGGCGCCGTGGGGTCCGCCTCGGAGGGGGCGTACGGGGCGGCGCTCGGCCAGCTGCTCGTCTCGGTGCTCGCGCTGGGCGGCCTGATGTGGCTGTGGCAGCGGAGCCTGGTGAAGCTGATGACGTCACCGGACGGCTCCACGCTCGCCGCCGCCGAGCCCTCGGCCCACCGGTCCGGCAACGGGCGCTCCGGGCGCTTCCCGCTGCTGCCCGAGGGGCGCACGGGCACGGTGATGGAGCGGAGCCTGCGGTATGTCGTACGCGATCCGAAGACCAAGGCGTCCTGGGTGACGGCCCTGGCGATCGGCCTGATCGTGCCCGTGCTCAACGCCGTGCAGGGGTCCGGGTCGGTCTACTTCGCGTGCTTCGCGGCCGGGATGCTCGGCATGCAGATGTACAACCAGTTCGGGCAGGACACCTCGGCCTTCTGGATGGTGGCGCTGTCGGTCTCCTCGACCCGGGACGCCTATCTCGAACTCCGGGCGCGGGCACTGGCACTGCTGCTGATCACCCTGCCGTACACGGTCCTGGTGACGGTGGTGACCGCGGCGGTGCTCGGGGACTGGACGGCGCTGCCGGGGGTCATGGGGCTGTCGTTCGCCCTGCTGGGCGCGATGCTGGCGACGGGCGCCCTGGCTTCGGCGCTGTTCCCGTACTCGATCCCTCAGGACGGGGCGTTCAAGAACGTCGTGCCGGGGCAGGCCGGGCTCGCCTGGATCTCCATCCTCGGCGGCATGGTCGCGGCCGCGGTGCTCAGCGGGCCGGTGATCGGGCTGACGATCTGGCTGCACGTGGCGGACCGCCAGGACCAGCTGTGGCTGCTGCTGCCGGTGGGGGCGGTCTACGGCGCGCTGATCGGATGGCTGGGCGTGCGGCTGGCGGCGCCGCGCACGGCGGACCGGCTCCCGGAGATCCTGGCCGCGGTCAGCAAGGGCTGA
- a CDS encoding ABC transporter ATP-binding protein: MPDQSDSAGRTDAAGVAATPPPAVRVEGLWKRFGEQVAVGGIDLELPAGKFIGLVGPNGAGKTTTLSMVTGLLRPDMGRIEVGGHDVWRDPVEVKSRIGVLPEGLRLFERLSGRELLGYTGRLRGLPGAEVDKRATQLLDVLDLAGAQHKLVVDYSTGMRKKIGLASALLHNPEVLFLDEPFEGVDPVSAQTIRGVLERYTRSGATVVFSSHVMELVESLCDWVAVMAAGRIRAQGTLTEVRGEAASLQDAFLELVGAGARDTGDSLDWLGGAR, translated from the coding sequence ATGCCGGACCAGTCGGACAGCGCGGGCAGGACGGACGCGGCGGGTGTGGCTGCGACGCCACCGCCCGCCGTGCGGGTCGAGGGGCTCTGGAAGCGGTTCGGGGAGCAGGTCGCGGTCGGCGGGATCGATCTCGAGCTGCCGGCCGGGAAGTTCATCGGCCTGGTGGGCCCGAACGGCGCGGGGAAGACGACCACCCTCTCGATGGTGACCGGGCTGCTCAGGCCCGACATGGGCCGGATCGAGGTCGGCGGCCACGACGTGTGGCGCGATCCGGTCGAGGTGAAGTCCCGGATCGGGGTGCTGCCGGAGGGCCTGCGGCTCTTCGAGCGGCTCTCCGGGCGTGAACTCCTCGGCTACACCGGGCGTCTGCGCGGGCTTCCGGGCGCCGAGGTCGACAAGCGGGCCACCCAGCTGCTCGACGTGCTGGATCTCGCGGGGGCCCAGCACAAGCTGGTCGTCGACTACTCGACCGGGATGCGGAAGAAGATCGGGCTGGCGTCAGCCCTGCTGCACAACCCCGAAGTGCTGTTCCTCGACGAGCCCTTCGAGGGGGTGGACCCGGTGTCGGCGCAGACCATCCGCGGGGTGCTGGAGCGCTACACCCGCTCCGGCGCGACCGTGGTCTTCTCCAGCCATGTGATGGAGCTCGTCGAGTCCCTCTGCGACTGGGTGGCCGTCATGGCGGCGGGGCGAATCCGCGCCCAGGGCACGCTGACCGAGGTGCGCGGCGAGGCGGCCTCCCTCCAGGACGCCTTCCTGGAACTGGTCGGCGCGGGCGCCCGGGACACCGGGGACTCCCTGGACTGGCTGGGCGGTGCCCGATGA
- a CDS encoding bifunctional DNA primase/polymerase has product MEEPIGVTEAARIPRQRSEQLLEAAAWYAQERHWDVFPGTWLVAAGGTECCSCGDAGCAAPGAHPTRPDWAGQATGSAAAARRMWARQPGSSVLLPAGRTFDALDVPEAAGFLALARMERMGLTLGPVTRTPDRRMLFFVLPGAAAKAPELVRRLGWDAGRIGLTGSGEGCYVAAPPTRVAGRGAVQWARRPSRADLWLPDAEELISPLAYACARETADARTRLS; this is encoded by the coding sequence GTGGAAGAGCCCATCGGAGTGACGGAAGCCGCCCGGATCCCCCGACAGCGGAGTGAGCAACTGCTCGAGGCCGCGGCCTGGTACGCCCAGGAGCGGCACTGGGACGTGTTCCCGGGCACCTGGCTCGTGGCCGCCGGGGGGACCGAGTGCTGCTCGTGCGGTGACGCCGGCTGCGCCGCCCCCGGAGCCCATCCCACCCGGCCGGACTGGGCGGGCCAGGCGACCGGCAGCGCCGCCGCGGCCCGCCGGATGTGGGCCAGGCAGCCCGGGTCGTCGGTCCTCCTGCCCGCGGGCCGGACCTTCGACGCCCTGGACGTGCCGGAGGCCGCCGGCTTCCTGGCCCTCGCCAGGATGGAGCGCATGGGCCTCACACTCGGCCCGGTGACCCGCACCCCGGACCGCCGGATGCTCTTCTTCGTCCTGCCGGGCGCGGCCGCCAAGGCACCCGAGCTCGTACGCCGACTGGGCTGGGACGCCGGGAGGATCGGCCTCACAGGATCCGGCGAGGGCTGTTACGTGGCCGCGCCGCCGACCCGGGTGGCCGGGCGCGGTGCCGTGCAGTGGGCCCGGCGGCCCTCCCGCGCCGACCTCTGGCTTCCGGACGCGGAAGAGCTGATCAGCCCGCTCGCGTACGCCTGCGCCCGGGAAACGGCCGACGCCCGGACACGTCTTTCGTAG
- a CDS encoding transcriptional regulator has translation MAARPLVARQPNERLQTLIQEAACSNAGLARRVNMVGAERGLDLRYDKTSVARWLRGQQPRGRAPGIIAEAIGRKLGRTVTIDEIGMANGKSLASGVGLQFAPTVLGAVEQVCELWRSDVGRRDLLSGSAVAASALVEPSRDWLITGADPQVARTSGNRVGMPDVEAVRAMTAALVDLDHRFGSGHVRPVLVHYLNSVVSGLLSGAYRESVGRELFGAVARLTELAGYMAVDTGQPGLAQRYYIQALRLAQAAGDRAYGGYVLAASMSHLAAQLGNPREIAQLARAAQEGARGRVTPRAEAMFHAAEARGHALMGDARTCQAAAGRALAALEQADPEKGDDPAWITHFDAGYLADELAHCHRDLGQAEPAARRAKEALAALPESRTRRRGIGLVLLASAQVQQREVEQACHTGLRAMELLGTVRSSRGAEYLDDLQQRFEPYADEPAVREFGARLELQAA, from the coding sequence ATGGCAGCCAGGCCTCTCGTCGCCCGTCAGCCGAACGAACGGCTCCAGACGCTCATCCAGGAGGCGGCGTGTTCCAACGCCGGCCTCGCCCGCCGGGTGAACATGGTCGGCGCGGAGCGGGGGCTCGATCTCCGCTACGACAAGACCTCCGTGGCCCGTTGGCTGCGCGGACAGCAACCGCGCGGCAGGGCGCCGGGGATCATCGCCGAGGCGATCGGCCGGAAGCTCGGCCGCACGGTCACGATCGACGAGATCGGCATGGCCAACGGCAAGAGCCTGGCCTCCGGCGTCGGCCTGCAGTTCGCGCCCACCGTGCTCGGCGCCGTCGAGCAGGTCTGCGAGCTCTGGCGCAGCGACGTGGGCCGGCGCGACCTGCTGTCCGGGTCGGCGGTGGCCGCCTCCGCCCTGGTCGAGCCCAGCCGCGACTGGCTGATCACGGGCGCCGACCCGCAGGTGGCGCGGACCTCCGGGAACCGGGTCGGCATGCCGGACGTGGAGGCTGTGCGGGCGATGACGGCGGCGCTCGTCGACCTCGACCACCGCTTCGGCAGCGGACATGTGCGTCCCGTCCTGGTGCATTACCTCAACAGCGTGGTGTCCGGGCTCCTTTCGGGGGCGTACCGCGAATCCGTCGGCCGCGAGCTGTTCGGCGCGGTCGCCCGACTCACGGAGCTCGCCGGGTACATGGCCGTGGACACCGGCCAGCCGGGACTGGCCCAGCGGTACTACATCCAGGCGCTGCGTCTGGCCCAGGCCGCGGGGGACCGGGCGTACGGGGGCTATGTGCTGGCCGCCTCGATGAGCCATCTCGCGGCGCAGCTCGGCAACCCGCGCGAGATCGCCCAACTGGCGCGGGCCGCGCAGGAGGGCGCGCGGGGACGCGTGACCCCGAGGGCGGAGGCGATGTTCCACGCGGCGGAGGCCCGGGGCCACGCGCTGATGGGCGACGCCCGCACCTGCCAGGCCGCGGCGGGCCGGGCGCTGGCCGCGCTGGAGCAGGCCGACCCGGAGAAGGGCGACGACCCGGCCTGGATCACCCACTTCGACGCGGGCTACCTCGCCGACGAACTGGCGCACTGCCACCGGGACCTGGGGCAGGCCGAACCGGCCGCGCGGCGGGCGAAGGAGGCCCTGGCGGCCCTCCCGGAGTCCCGGACCAGGCGCCGGGGCATCGGCCTGGTGCTGCTGGCCTCGGCGCAGGTGCAGCAGCGTGAGGTGGAGCAGGCGTGCCACACGGGACTGCGGGCGATGGAGCTGCTGGGGACGGTGCGCTCCAGCCGGGGTGCCGAATATCTCGATGACCTCCAGCAGCGGTTCGAGCCGTACGCGGACGAGCCGGCGGTCCGCGAGTTCGGCGCCAGGCTGGAGCTCCAGGCCGCCTGA